The following coding sequences are from one Rutidosis leptorrhynchoides isolate AG116_Rl617_1_P2 chromosome 11, CSIRO_AGI_Rlap_v1, whole genome shotgun sequence window:
- the LOC139876513 gene encoding hydroxyproline O-galactosyltransferase HPGT3-like isoform X2, translating into MLLSNLLIKNYAERPKVLTVEDKLVVLGCKDLERKIVEAEMEITLAKSQGYLKNQLKQPGSTSTNKFLAVIGVYTGFGSRLNRNVFRGSWMPKGDSLKKLEDRGIVIRFIIGRSPNRGDSLDRQIDEENRTTNDFLILEGHEEADEESPKKAKFFFSAAVQNWDAEFYVKVDNNIALDLEGLIELLESRHGQASVYIGCMKSGEVVAEEGKQWYEPDWWKFGDEKSYFRHASGSLIILSKNFAQYINVNSASLKTYAHEDTSIGSWMMGIQATYIDENRVCCSTNRQDKVCSLA; encoded by the exons ATGCTGTTGTCTAATTTGCTTATCAAGAATTATGCTGAG AGACCCAAAGTTCTTACAGTTGAAGACAAGCTCGTGGTCCTAGGATGCAA GGATTTAGAAAGAAAAATTGTGGAAGCAGAAATGGAAATAACGTTAGCAAAAAGTCAAGGTTATCTCAAGAACCAGTTAAAGCAACCCGGTTCAACTTCCACTAACAAATTTCTTGCGGTGATTGGCGTTTATACGGGATTTGGGAGTCGATTGAATAGAAACGTTTTTAGAGGATCTTGGATGCCAAAAG GTGATTCTTTAAAAAAGCTTGAAGATAGAGGAATCGTCATACGTTTTATTATTGGGCGAAG TCCTAATCGTGGTGACAGCTTGGATCGCCAAATTGATGAGGAAAACCGTACAACTAATGATTTCTTGATTCTT GAAGGTCATGAGGAAGCTGATGAAGAATCACCAAAGAAAGCAAAGTTCTTTTTTAGTGCAGCGGTTCAAAATTGGGATGCAGAGTTTTATGTAAAAGTAGATAACAATATTGCACTCGACCTTG AGGGATTAATTGAACTTCTTGAAAGTCGCCATGGTCAAGCTAGTGTTTATATTGGATGCATGAAATCAGGAGAAGTGGTTGCTGAAGA GGGAAAGCAATGGTATGAACCAGATTGGTGGAAGTTTGGTGACGAGAAATC GTACTTTAGGCATGCATCTGGATCACTTATCATTCTATCAAAGAATTTTGCTCAGTACATAAACGTAAACAG CGCATCTCTAAAGACTTATGCTCATGAAGATACTTCAATTGGTTCATGGATGATGGGCATACAAGCAACTTATATAGACGAAAATCGTGTTTGTTGTAGCACCAATCGACAAG ATAAGGTGTGCTCATTGGCTTAA
- the LOC139876161 gene encoding ubiquitin-like domain-containing protein CIP73: MASNNGGKDVMETGTSDVNSSTATVEIKIKTLDSQTYTLRVDKCVPVPALKEQIALVTGVLSEQQRLICRGKVLKDDQLLSAYHVEDGHTLHLVVRQPIDPTQGNVPDHTANGSASSTRPSIGSQRGPSIVVETFNISNQGDGNNPDFSSRIVSAVLDSLASGGEAVDLQRNISERLSQIPGVNEIRNSTGQQHEDASANNVFMEQLPVIPDSLSTLSQYLRRLRQEFNDNVVVQGNSSQSHGGGNAGVESHAAAAPHSAAVQGGLPTPAALGDVIQSTRQLLIEQVGDCLMQLTTQLGNQTNVTDQMARSRMQSNAMRSGSLLQNLGAFLLELGRTTMTLRLGRTPTDAVVNAGPAVFISPSGPNPIMVQPLPFQPGTRFGTAPTGAGTNFSVGSGSRSGIIDISIRTGSVLSSASNQRETSGGQQPAAESATSDNGIPNQQATAGNIPQTRGGPGVRVVPILVSTAPPGVAPSESIPMPPGLDQILGNLFRGEPNHGGSHFVVQGPLGSGSVEPVRTNVNAEETSVVSDEGRFLSNLLNQIMPVVSQHINGGPNGSSVQRADVENRAAQPSSRVSYAIM, encoded by the exons ATGGCAAGTAATAATGGTGGTAAGGATGTTATGGAAACTGGAACAAGTGATGTTAACAGTTCCACAGCCACTGTTGAGATAAAGATAAAAACTTTGGATTCGCAAACATACACTCTGCGAGTAGATAAATGC GTACCTGTACCTGCACTAAAGGAACAAATTGCTTTAGTAACTGGTGTTCTATCTGAACAGCAACGTTTAATATGTCGTGGAAAAGTACTAAAAGATGATCAACTCCTATCAGCTTATC ATGTTGAAGATGGCCACACACTGCATTTGGTTGTTCGACAGCCGATCGACCCAACTCAAGGAAATGTTCCTGATCATACAG CGAATGGTTCAGCATCAAGTACGAGACCGTCTATAGGCAGCCAACGTGGGCCCAGTATAGTGGTTGAAACATTCAATATATCTAATCAAGGTGATGGCAACAATCCAGATTTTAGTAGTCGG ATCGTTTCTGCTGTTCTTGATTCACTTGCAAGTGGTGGTGAAGCAGTAGATTTGCAA CGAAACATTTCTGAACGGCTTTCACAGATACCGGGCGTGAACGAAATAAGAAATAGTACTGGACAACAACATGAAGATGCTTCTGCAAATAATGTTTTTATGGAGCAGCTCCCT GTTATTCCCGATTCTTTGAGTACTTTGTCCCAGTATTTACGGCGTTTGAGGCAAGAGTTCAATGACAATG TTGTGGTCCAGGGCAACAGTTCGCAGTCTCATGGTGGTGGGAATGCTGGAGTAGAATCACATGCCGCCGCCGCACCACACTCGGCCGCCGTTCAGGGCGGTTTACCGACACCAGCCGCCCTGGGTGACGTGATACAATCTACAAGACAATTGCTTATAGAACAAGTTGGAGATTGCTTGATG CAATTGACTACACAATTAGGGAATCAAACGAATGTGACGGATCAAATGGCACGGTCAAGAATGCAGTCAAATGCTATGAGGTCCGGTTCTCTTTTGCAAAATTTGGGTGCTTTTTTGCTCGAGCTGGGCCGCACAACCATGACACTTCGATTGGGACGTACACCT ACTGATGCTGTGGTTAATGCTGGACCTGCTGTCTTTATATCCCCATCTGGTCCAAATCCGATTATGGTTCAG CCTTTACCTTTTCAACCCGGAACTCGTTTCGGAACAGCTCCTACGGGTGCAGGCACTAATTTCTCTGTTGGTTCTGGTTCACGTTCAGGAATTATTGATATCAGCATACGTACAG GCTCAGTGTTATCCTCAGCTTCCAATCAAAGAGAAACAAGTGGCGGACAACAGCCAGCTGCTGAGTCAGCAACTTCTGATAATGGAATTCCAAATCAGCAAGCAACTGCTGGAAATATTCCTCAGACCAGGGGTGGGCCCGGTGTGCGTGTAGTTCCTATTTTAGTTTCTACAGCGCCACCTGGCGTTGCACCTTCTGAATCGATCCCAATGCCACCTGGACTTGATCAAATACTTGGAAATTTATTTCGCGGTGAACCGAACCATGGCGGTAGTCACTTTGTTGTTCAGGGACCACTTGGCTCGGGTTCGGTTGAACCCGTTCGTACAAATGTAAATGCAGAAGAAACATCAGTGGTCAGTGATGAAGGAAGATTCCTGTCGAATTTACTGAACCAGATTATGCCTGTTGTGTCTCAGCACATTAATGGTGGGCCTAATGGTTCATCTGTACAACGTGCTGATGTGGAAAATCGAGCCGCACAACCTTCTTCACGTGTAAGTTATGCTATAATGTAG
- the LOC139876513 gene encoding hydroxyproline O-galactosyltransferase HPGT3-like isoform X1: MDNGASYYNKKDGLQLPTTTKYNKSDKRSRSSSIPSLFLAFFSCLAWLYIAGRLWQDAENRMLLSNLLIKNYAERPKVLTVEDKLVVLGCKDLERKIVEAEMEITLAKSQGYLKNQLKQPGSTSTNKFLAVIGVYTGFGSRLNRNVFRGSWMPKGDSLKKLEDRGIVIRFIIGRSPNRGDSLDRQIDEENRTTNDFLILEGHEEADEESPKKAKFFFSAAVQNWDAEFYVKVDNNIALDLEGLIELLESRHGQASVYIGCMKSGEVVAEEGKQWYEPDWWKFGDEKSYFRHASGSLIILSKNFAQYINVNSASLKTYAHEDTSIGSWMMGIQATYIDENRVCCSTNRQDKVCSLA, translated from the exons GATGGATTACAATTACCCACAACCACAAAATATAATAAATCAGATAAACGCTCCAGATCATCTTCTATACCTTCACTGTTTTTGGCCTTTTTTTCTTGTTTAGCTTGGCTTTATATTGCTGGCAG GTTATGGCAGGATGCAGAGAACAGAATGCTGTTGTCTAATTTGCTTATCAAGAATTATGCTGAG AGACCCAAAGTTCTTACAGTTGAAGACAAGCTCGTGGTCCTAGGATGCAA GGATTTAGAAAGAAAAATTGTGGAAGCAGAAATGGAAATAACGTTAGCAAAAAGTCAAGGTTATCTCAAGAACCAGTTAAAGCAACCCGGTTCAACTTCCACTAACAAATTTCTTGCGGTGATTGGCGTTTATACGGGATTTGGGAGTCGATTGAATAGAAACGTTTTTAGAGGATCTTGGATGCCAAAAG GTGATTCTTTAAAAAAGCTTGAAGATAGAGGAATCGTCATACGTTTTATTATTGGGCGAAG TCCTAATCGTGGTGACAGCTTGGATCGCCAAATTGATGAGGAAAACCGTACAACTAATGATTTCTTGATTCTT GAAGGTCATGAGGAAGCTGATGAAGAATCACCAAAGAAAGCAAAGTTCTTTTTTAGTGCAGCGGTTCAAAATTGGGATGCAGAGTTTTATGTAAAAGTAGATAACAATATTGCACTCGACCTTG AGGGATTAATTGAACTTCTTGAAAGTCGCCATGGTCAAGCTAGTGTTTATATTGGATGCATGAAATCAGGAGAAGTGGTTGCTGAAGA GGGAAAGCAATGGTATGAACCAGATTGGTGGAAGTTTGGTGACGAGAAATC GTACTTTAGGCATGCATCTGGATCACTTATCATTCTATCAAAGAATTTTGCTCAGTACATAAACGTAAACAG CGCATCTCTAAAGACTTATGCTCATGAAGATACTTCAATTGGTTCATGGATGATGGGCATACAAGCAACTTATATAGACGAAAATCGTGTTTGTTGTAGCACCAATCGACAAG ATAAGGTGTGCTCATTGGCTTAA